A window from Vulcanimicrobium alpinum encodes these proteins:
- a CDS encoding DUF427 domain-containing protein — MKATWNGAVLAESDRTEVVEGNHYFPPDAINTQYFTPSPTHSVCPWKGTASYYTVEANGQQNRDAAWYYPQAKDAAKNIEGYVSFWKGVKVEP; from the coding sequence ATGAAAGCCACCTGGAACGGCGCCGTCCTCGCCGAGAGCGACCGCACCGAAGTCGTCGAGGGCAACCACTACTTCCCGCCCGACGCCATCAACACGCAATACTTCACGCCCTCGCCGACGCATTCGGTCTGCCCGTGGAAGGGGACGGCGAGCTACTACACCGTCGAAGCGAACGGACAGCAGAACCGGGACGCGGCGTGGTACTACCCGCAAGCAAAAGACGCGGCGAAGAACATCGAGGGCTACGTCTCGTTCTGGAAGGGCGTCAAGGTCGAGCCGTAA
- the ribD gene encoding bifunctional diaminohydroxyphosphoribosylaminopyrimidine deaminase/5-amino-6-(5-phosphoribosylamino)uracil reductase RibD — MVLPASKRRGEEHRGLRLVLEGRQGRAVSPAATYLARACELAARTIADAAPNPPVGCVIVRDGVTLGEGGHRRRGEAHAEVEALRDAQARGNDVRGATAYVSLEPCSHHGRTPPCAEALIAAGIARVAIGALDPNPHTAAGGVQRLRDSGIDTVVYDTPEALALIERFAWTIVHDRPYVTLKMAMSLDGCVASRPGTQQWLTGPAARERVRELRAEHDAVMVGAGTIRVDDPQLTVRPHITRRKPYARVVLCETAPIPSSAAVLATPPDAPQDAYARTIVLAPAGARAEFAPLAERADLVFVGGDGDRTIDLTAALRALREREVSSVLCEGGPTLAGRLLAGGLVQRIVWLIAPTFLRGETAVPVLAGADLAGRDGWRFDRIERLGDDMLLSADLTACSPA, encoded by the coding sequence GTGGTACTACCCGCAAGCAAAAGACGCGGCGAAGAACATCGAGGGCTACGTCTCGTTCTGGAAGGGCGTCAAGGTCGAGCCGTAAGCCCGGCAGCGACGTACCTGGCGCGCGCGTGCGAACTGGCCGCGCGCACGATCGCCGACGCGGCGCCGAATCCGCCCGTCGGCTGCGTGATCGTCCGCGACGGCGTGACGCTCGGTGAGGGCGGGCATCGCCGCCGCGGCGAGGCGCATGCCGAAGTCGAGGCGCTGCGCGACGCACAGGCGCGCGGCAACGACGTGCGCGGCGCCACCGCGTACGTCTCGCTCGAGCCGTGCAGCCACCACGGCCGCACGCCGCCCTGCGCCGAGGCGCTGATCGCGGCCGGGATCGCTCGCGTCGCGATCGGCGCGCTCGATCCCAACCCGCACACGGCGGCGGGCGGCGTGCAGCGTCTGCGCGATTCCGGCATCGACACCGTCGTGTACGACACGCCGGAAGCGCTCGCGCTGATCGAGCGCTTCGCGTGGACGATCGTGCACGACCGTCCGTACGTGACGCTGAAGATGGCGATGTCGCTCGACGGCTGCGTCGCGTCGCGGCCCGGGACGCAGCAGTGGCTCACCGGTCCGGCCGCGCGCGAGCGGGTGCGCGAACTGCGCGCCGAGCACGACGCGGTCATGGTCGGCGCCGGGACGATCCGCGTCGACGATCCGCAGCTCACCGTTCGCCCGCATATCACGCGCCGCAAACCCTACGCCCGCGTCGTGCTGTGCGAGACGGCGCCGATTCCGTCGTCGGCCGCGGTCCTTGCGACGCCGCCCGATGCGCCGCAAGATGCGTACGCCCGCACGATCGTGCTCGCACCGGCCGGCGCGCGCGCGGAGTTCGCGCCGCTCGCCGAGCGTGCCGACCTCGTCTTCGTCGGCGGCGACGGCGATCGAACGATCGATCTCACCGCGGCGCTCCGGGCGCTGCGCGAACGCGAGGTATCGAGCGTCTTGTGCGAAGGCGGCCCGACGCTCGCGGGGCGTCTGCTCGCCGGCGGTCTTGTACAGCGCATCGTCTGGCTGATCGCGCCGACGTTCCTGCGCGGCGAGACCGCGGTCCCCGTGCTGGCGGGCGCCGACCTCGCGGGGCGCGACGGGTGGCGGTTCGATCGCATCGAACGGCTCGGCGACGATATGCTGCTCTCCGCCGACCTGACCGCATGTTCTCCGGCCTGA
- a CDS encoding riboflavin synthase: MFSGLIVHDGRVVSVTGTRDDGLTLVVESPSAIADGVALGDSIAINGVCLTVVGFDERTMRFDVVPETVDRTGFDALRPGDRVNLELSLRLGDRLGGHLVYGHVDGNAQILAKETEGQGYRLHVALPGALAAYIVEKGYVAVDGVSLTVASTTQDAFTIALIPETARRTTLGTKGAGDRVNLEIDPVARYAQGAIAAYARR, encoded by the coding sequence ATGTTCTCCGGCCTGATCGTTCACGACGGCCGCGTCGTCTCGGTCACCGGAACGCGCGATGACGGGCTCACGCTCGTCGTCGAATCGCCCAGCGCGATCGCCGACGGGGTCGCGCTCGGCGATTCGATCGCGATCAACGGCGTGTGCCTCACCGTCGTCGGGTTCGACGAGCGCACGATGCGCTTCGACGTCGTCCCCGAAACCGTCGACCGCACCGGGTTCGACGCGCTGCGGCCCGGCGATCGCGTCAACCTCGAACTGTCGCTGCGGCTGGGCGACCGGCTCGGCGGCCATCTCGTCTACGGTCACGTCGACGGCAACGCGCAGATTCTCGCGAAGGAAACGGAAGGGCAAGGCTATCGCCTGCACGTTGCGTTGCCCGGCGCGCTCGCCGCGTACATCGTGGAGAAGGGCTACGTTGCGGTCGACGGCGTGAGTCTGACCGTCGCGTCGACGACGCAGGATGCGTTCACGATCGCGCTCATCCCCGAGACGGCGCGGCGCACGACGCTCGGCACGAAAGGCGCCGGCGACCGCGTCAACCTCGAGATCGATCCGGTCGCGCGCTACGCGCAAGGTGCGATCGCCGCCTACGCGCGCCGATGA